A window of Mucilaginibacter paludis DSM 18603 contains these coding sequences:
- a CDS encoding helix-turn-helix domain-containing protein, with product MEFFRIEPHPQLKRLIECYWAVIDSSTTVNCQKIVPDGFTEIIFHFADPYRTDIGGTWCNQAQSLLAGQLKRYFHLQNTGTSGMVAVKFKPQALAQLFGLDMSHLTGKIIDLESFDSMALARLKTVTLPFTGEADLKAKLDLFFLEYQELPVNPIEMALDLIFMNNGRVTVADMVRIAGINERKLERLFKKQVGLSPKYYARIIRFNYIFQLIRLKEVTWNEIVYRAGYYDQPHFIRDFKAFTGEDPSAYYFDKEDLANFFLKK from the coding sequence ATGGAATTTTTCAGAATTGAACCACATCCGCAACTCAAGAGGCTTATTGAGTGTTACTGGGCCGTCATTGATTCTTCAACCACGGTTAACTGTCAGAAGATTGTTCCGGATGGGTTTACAGAAATTATTTTCCATTTCGCAGATCCTTACCGCACAGATATCGGCGGCACCTGGTGCAACCAAGCCCAATCCTTATTAGCCGGACAGCTAAAGCGTTATTTCCATTTACAAAATACAGGCACCTCCGGTATGGTTGCCGTAAAATTTAAGCCACAGGCCCTGGCGCAGTTATTCGGTTTGGACATGTCTCACCTGACCGGGAAAATCATTGATCTGGAATCATTTGATTCCATGGCATTAGCCAGGCTGAAAACCGTTACACTACCATTTACCGGCGAAGCTGATCTTAAAGCAAAACTCGACCTGTTTTTCCTGGAGTACCAGGAGTTACCGGTTAACCCGATAGAGATGGCTCTGGACTTGATATTCATGAATAATGGCCGGGTTACCGTAGCAGACATGGTCAGGATTGCCGGCATCAATGAACGCAAGCTGGAACGCTTGTTTAAAAAACAAGTTGGCCTGAGTCCTAAGTATTACGCCCGGATAATCCGTTTTAACTACATCTTCCAGCTGATCAGGCTTAAAGAGGTAACCTGGAACGAAATCGTTTATAGGGCGGGGTATTACGACCAGCCCCATTTCATCCGTGACTTTAAAGCCTTTACCGGTGAGGACCCCTCTGCTTATTATTTCGACAAAGAAGATTTGGCCAATTTTTTTCTGAAGAAATGA
- a CDS encoding Crp/Fnr family transcriptional regulator, translating into MQYILSDALKTTGQYSDVDIILFEQEARFRKVYKGELLLRDGDIANAIFFMIKGAVIQCNPKPGSEKSILDLHVENDWVLNHKSFVSQSPSESAIIAFTESEVLEISIASIHYLIGLSQAFLQLNRIIEQATSRLYFFDHSLTPLQKYQYLFENKPQLLQKFPLKFIASFLKITPETLSRVREKFVKSNSSS; encoded by the coding sequence ATGCAATATATACTTTCAGACGCTTTAAAAACAACCGGCCAGTACAGTGATGTCGATATTATCCTGTTTGAGCAGGAAGCAAGGTTTAGAAAGGTGTACAAAGGGGAGTTATTGCTCCGGGATGGCGACATAGCCAATGCCATTTTTTTTATGATAAAAGGTGCTGTAATTCAATGCAACCCAAAACCTGGATCCGAAAAATCCATCCTGGATCTGCATGTGGAAAATGACTGGGTTTTGAACCACAAAAGTTTTGTTTCCCAATCGCCATCGGAAAGTGCCATTATTGCATTCACCGAAAGTGAGGTGTTGGAAATAAGTATAGCATCAATCCACTATCTCATTGGCCTGTCGCAGGCGTTTCTCCAGTTGAACAGGATTATAGAACAGGCCACTTCGAGACTTTATTTTTTTGACCATTCCCTTACACCATTGCAGAAGTATCAATATCTGTTTGAAAACAAGCCTCAATTGCTGCAAAAGTTTCCTTTGAAATTTATTGCTTCATTTCTTAAGATTACACCCGAGACTTTAAGCCGGGTTAGGGAGAAATTTGTGAAAAGCAATAGCAGTTCTTGA
- a CDS encoding VOC family protein — protein sequence MERNAISIRPFIGAKDFNLSRNFYNDLGFQEIILNANMSLFQKDGLGFYLQDAFVKDWIDNTMVFLEVENVGRYWDMLLSLNLSSKYTGVKLIPIRVEHWGREFFLHDPSGILWHFGEFKK from the coding sequence ATGGAAAGGAACGCGATATCAATAAGACCATTTATCGGTGCAAAGGATTTTAATTTGTCGAGAAACTTTTATAATGACCTTGGCTTTCAGGAAATTATATTGAACGCCAACATGTCTCTATTTCAAAAGGATGGACTGGGATTTTATTTGCAGGATGCTTTTGTGAAGGATTGGATAGATAATACCATGGTGTTTTTAGAAGTGGAAAATGTTGGACGTTACTGGGACATGCTATTATCCTTAAACCTGAGCAGCAAATATACCGGGGTTAAGCTTATACCTATCCGGGTAGAACACTGGGGCAGAGAATTTTTTTTACATGATCCATCCGGGATACTCTGGCATTTTGGAGAGTTCAAGAAATAG
- a CDS encoding alkene reductase, translated as MKKLLMPYNSQSLNLKNHLVMAPMTRSRAIGNIPNALMAEYYGQRKGAGLIITEGTAPAPEALGYARIPGIFSPEQIEGWKLTTTAVHQNGTKIFLQLMHTGRIGHQANLPAGVQVVGASAIAAAGQMHTDTAGMQDYPVPVALSTEGVQDVISGYVTAAKNAIAAGFDGVELHAANGYLIEQFLNPNVNDRTDIYGGTIENRSRFALEVVQRVADAIGKEKVGVRISPNSTLGDLQAYDADATEETYIHLSREFNRIGLAYIHISINPQVPAQTLTAIRTEFVGTIIYCNTFTAEKAEAELNKGDADLIAFGRAFLANPDLEQRIINGAELNAPDFTTLYTPGAKGYTDYPVLFN; from the coding sequence ATGAAAAAGTTACTTATGCCCTACAATAGCCAATCCCTGAATTTGAAGAATCATTTGGTGATGGCCCCCATGACCCGCAGCCGTGCTATCGGCAATATACCAAACGCCCTGATGGCAGAATACTATGGCCAGCGCAAAGGAGCTGGTTTAATCATTACCGAAGGCACCGCCCCTGCCCCGGAAGCATTGGGTTATGCCCGTATTCCGGGTATTTTTTCACCAGAACAAATTGAAGGCTGGAAATTAACAACAACCGCAGTACACCAAAACGGAACCAAGATATTTTTGCAATTGATGCATACCGGTCGTATCGGCCACCAGGCTAACCTGCCTGCGGGCGTACAGGTGGTAGGTGCATCAGCTATTGCAGCAGCCGGACAAATGCATACAGATACCGCCGGTATGCAGGATTACCCGGTGCCGGTAGCTTTATCGACCGAGGGTGTACAAGATGTGATCAGTGGATACGTAACAGCTGCTAAGAATGCTATTGCCGCAGGCTTTGATGGTGTGGAATTGCACGCCGCAAACGGTTACCTCATTGAGCAGTTCCTGAACCCGAATGTGAATGACCGTACAGATATTTATGGTGGCACCATCGAAAACAGAAGCAGGTTTGCCCTGGAAGTGGTGCAACGTGTAGCGGACGCTATCGGTAAAGAAAAAGTCGGCGTCAGAATCTCGCCTAATTCCACTCTTGGCGACCTTCAGGCTTATGACGCCGATGCTACAGAGGAAACCTATATACATTTAAGCCGGGAGTTTAACCGCATCGGGCTTGCCTATATACACATCAGCATTAATCCACAGGTGCCTGCACAAACGCTAACAGCTATCAGGACTGAATTTGTGGGAACAATTATTTACTGTAACACTTTTACTGCCGAAAAAGCGGAAGCTGAATTAAATAAAGGAGATGCGGACCTCATCGCCTTTGGCAGGGCTTTTTTAGCAAATCCTGACCTGGAACAACGCATCATCAACGGAGCAGAATTGAACGCACCCGATTTCACCACCTTGTATACACCAGGCGCTAAGGGTTATACAGATTACCCGGTTTTATTCAACTGA
- a CDS encoding AraC family transcriptional regulator: MLIEFVTQPQFNFLTAFAEALKVPVVNNDLQIPSSLGEGFVRRIDLNDDFRLLIHRYRLNQELILKRIGSNEPASFISVIFYNNEEPVSLITDDQEQHSFSRYNDMAIQIASNNLDSVITFPANTEIYFTVIGLSATRLKGLLELNRPDYLIDTIVNPKESFLFYESMGTETQMILKQLSEPQSENGLAGFYYRLKAEALLYQVFNQLHNRQSTRHSPVNKADAEKLAIIRKAILSDLSQPPSLPDLAKSGGLSETKMKDLFRQVFGDSIYNYYQTARMEEAAYLLRHKNYSVSEAGYQLGFSNLSHFTRLFERHHQQKPKKYASGG, translated from the coding sequence ATGTTAATAGAGTTTGTTACCCAACCACAGTTTAATTTTTTGACGGCCTTTGCTGAAGCCTTAAAAGTACCTGTGGTTAATAATGACCTACAAATTCCATCTTCCCTTGGCGAAGGCTTTGTACGACGCATTGATCTAAATGATGACTTCCGCTTGCTGATACACCGCTACCGGCTAAACCAGGAGCTGATCTTAAAACGAATAGGTTCAAACGAACCGGCAAGCTTCATTAGCGTAATTTTCTATAACAATGAAGAACCGGTAAGCTTGATTACGGATGATCAGGAACAACATAGTTTTAGCCGCTATAACGATATGGCGATCCAGATCGCATCCAACAATTTAGACTCAGTGATCACTTTTCCGGCTAATACAGAGATCTATTTTACCGTAATAGGATTGAGTGCCACGCGCCTTAAAGGCTTGTTGGAACTTAATCGTCCTGATTATTTGATTGATACCATTGTTAACCCCAAAGAATCTTTTCTTTTCTATGAAAGTATGGGGACCGAAACACAAATGATACTCAAACAGCTATCAGAGCCGCAGTCAGAGAACGGGTTAGCTGGCTTTTACTATCGACTTAAAGCGGAGGCACTACTCTATCAGGTGTTTAATCAGCTGCACAACCGCCAGTCTACCAGACATAGCCCAGTTAACAAAGCCGATGCAGAAAAGCTTGCTATCATCCGGAAAGCTATACTCAGCGATCTTAGTCAACCTCCCAGCCTGCCTGATCTGGCTAAATCAGGTGGCCTAAGCGAAACCAAAATGAAAGATCTTTTCCGGCAGGTATTTGGCGATAGCATTTACAATTACTATCAAACAGCGCGGATGGAAGAAGCGGCTTACCTGCTCCGCCATAAGAACTATTCGGTGAGTGAGGCGGGCTATCAGTTAGGCTTTAGTAATTTGAGCCATTTTACCCGCTTATTTGAGCGGCACCACCAGCAAAAACCTAAAAAGTACGCATCAGGCGGATAG
- a CDS encoding winged helix-turn-helix transcriptional regulator, with product MEKVTSDYVSLDDCEKRIRAIDDTMDILNGKWKISILSRLLYKPLRYSELLKAVSGISGKMLSRELQELEMNGLINRIVASTKPLSVSYEVTAYGLSLKVVADSIADWGLKHRAQIIKSGKFVLENEVKDQY from the coding sequence ATGGAAAAAGTAACTTCAGACTATGTATCATTAGATGATTGTGAAAAGAGAATAAGGGCCATTGATGACACGATGGACATCTTGAATGGTAAATGGAAAATTTCAATTTTATCACGTCTCCTTTATAAACCTTTGCGTTATTCAGAATTATTGAAAGCGGTTAGCGGGATATCGGGTAAAATGCTTAGCCGGGAACTACAAGAATTGGAAATGAATGGACTTATTAATAGAATAGTTGCTTCAACCAAGCCCCTGTCTGTCAGTTACGAAGTAACAGCATACGGCCTTTCGTTAAAAGTTGTGGCCGATAGCATAGCGGACTGGGGGCTAAAACATCGGGCGCAAATTATTAAATCCGGTAAATTTGTGCTTGAAAACGAAGTAAAGGATCAATATTAA
- a CDS encoding nitroreductase family protein — translation MSLIENLQWRYATKKMNGAKVPQEKLDYILEAARLAPSSSGLQPYKIIVISDKALLEKIKVIANNQSQITDCSHLLVFAAWDEYTDEKVSRVFNYIMDERNLPRTTMSDYKKIILNLYATEGKEWEAHHAAKQSYIAFAMAIAAAAEQKVDATPMEGFNSKALDELLKLTGSGYKSSVILTLGYRDEEKDWLLNMKKVRTPKSDFITETTMADAGNQRLYNEIRG, via the coding sequence ATGAGTTTAATTGAAAATCTACAGTGGCGTTACGCCACTAAAAAAATGAACGGTGCAAAAGTACCCCAGGAAAAATTGGATTATATTTTAGAAGCTGCCCGTTTGGCCCCATCATCTTCCGGTTTACAGCCTTATAAAATTATTGTGATCTCGGATAAGGCCCTATTAGAAAAAATAAAAGTTATTGCCAATAACCAAAGCCAGATCACAGATTGTTCACATCTATTAGTTTTTGCTGCCTGGGATGAATATACTGATGAGAAAGTTTCAAGAGTGTTCAACTACATCATGGATGAACGGAATTTACCCCGCACAACGATGAGCGATTATAAAAAAATCATATTAAATCTTTATGCTACGGAAGGTAAAGAATGGGAAGCTCACCACGCAGCAAAACAAAGCTATATCGCTTTTGCTATGGCCATAGCTGCTGCTGCAGAACAAAAGGTAGATGCAACACCCATGGAAGGATTCAATTCCAAAGCGCTCGATGAATTGCTGAAACTTACCGGAAGCGGTTATAAAAGCTCGGTGATTTTGACCTTAGGCTACAGGGATGAGGAGAAGGATTGGTTATTAAATATGAAAAAGGTTCGTACGCCAAAATCGGATTTCATAACAGAAACGACTATGGCGGATGCTGGAAATCAGCGGCTTTATAATGAAATTAGAGGCTAA